The genomic window ATGTACACATTCTCCAAGCCCACCTGTGGCTCTATTTGGAATCCCACAAGCCCAATGAGACAAACCTTACACTCAGCCTATTTTTGGTCCAGGAAGGTAGTTCCAAGCGAACATTCATCAGCGAGAAAGAGTTTGAGGTGAAATGGAGTGGCTGGCAGACCTTCTCCTTGATGCCAACACTCCAAAGCTTCTTCAACAGAGCTGAGAAGAGTTTGAAGTTGGAACTGGACTGCAAGGGTTGCCAGGCTGCCCTGGCTATAGGCAATGCCAGTGACTCCCACCAGCCCTTTCTAGTTGCCCAAGCCAAGGTCAGAGACCATAGTCATCATGTGACCAAGCGGAGCCTCAATTGTGACCAGAATGCCAAACTGTGCTGCCGGAAAGACTACTACGTAGACTTTAGAGATCTTGGCTGGAATGACTGGATTATAAAGCCAGAGGGTTACCAGATAAACTACTGCATGGGTACATGCCCCATGCACATTGCCGGTGCCCCTGGCATGGCTGCAGCTTTCCACACTGCGGTCTTCAACCTCATCAAAGCCAACAATATCCACACGACAGTCAGCTCCTGCTGCGTGCCCACCAAGCGCAGGTCTCTCTCCCTACTCTACTTTGACAGGGACAGCAATATCGTGAAGACCGACATCCCGGAGATGATTGTGGAGGCCTGTGGCTGTAGCTGAAGCCATTCATCTTTGGCTCAGCAATTCCTGGAGGGAAGCTGGCTTCTCTTTCTCACCACTGGAATCCAGGATGGCAAGGGAGGACAAAAGACTAACAAAACAGATTCCTCCAACTTTGCTCCCACCCAAAGGGAAGAAAAATCTAAAGCAAACAGCCATTGAGAAGCTTAAGAACTTGAAGTTCTTCATATACTGTTAATGaaaatgttttatgtattatttgtGAAATTCTACTCATAAGGTGATAAGACTGCCTAACCGAGTAGCTCTGAAGCCATTGCTTTGGGTTGGTCTGCAAGAGGATTCAATTTGATAACTTGGTCAGGACTAATGTCTTGTGGGGAATAGGATGCTGGGAGAATGTTTTGTTTAGTCATAACTTGCTTGCTCATGCCGTATTGTTGACTATCTCATATAAAGAAGCCGACCATTATATGCTTGGTCATATCATATGGTTGGTTGAGGCATGTTAATATGCTTAATGATGCTACATGATTGGTCATATCAAGTCAAACCAGATGATCAGGTGAGAAATGTCTAGATGAGATACCTGGGCTATACCACTCCTTGAGTACCTCCTGTCACACAATGGCTGCGGCCATTAATTGTGGAGGAAGCTACTTGGGCTATCTTGTGAACAGAGAGAGggaaatccatggctcttgtcgCTTTCCTAGACGAGTATATCACAGAGTGAAAGTAGAGATAAGTATTAAGGAtcagggattaaaaaaaaaaagcatgggacgtTGATTGGAAGTTAAAATGCATCCATCGAGAGGAGCTGAAACATCATGGAGCACAGAGGCACACATTACATCATTATCAGACTCCTGTGCATAACTGCTCATGTACCCCCCTGGGTGCCAATTAACTCAATAGCAACAACTGCTAAACCATGTGGAAGAGGAGGGTGGTGGGAAATAGAGGTACactattaaaggtgaattttcaaagagatgtgAGTGCATAAAATGGCAGATGCGCGCACAAGTAGCACTTATTCACGCtggggctattttataaaccttgcacaTATACACCCAAGTACCAATGCGTGGATATCTTTGATCACGTAAAAAAGGGGCGGATTTGGGGCAGGTCAGcggtgttccagggcggggccagcaTATATGCCTGTAAGTTACAGTTTTATATCCTGCAAACACAGTGCACGTAaggctgttacctgcacatatttagtTCTAAGtaaagtctgaataaaactatttatagCCAAGTACGgactgcatggggggggggggggtggtcagggtaaactgggggagggggagaggagtgcaggctaaagaaccaggttGGTCTTGATGGCTGAGAGATAGAccgggaaaactggtggactacctggaaaaactggtcaattccTTCACGCATGCTCGTTATAAAATGAGCTCACTTGCACGTGTAAAAGTCGACAATTCCAACCAAAAATGGGCGAAAGAACACTTGCTTGTGTaagtgcttaaaattaggagcacacatatgtgcgctaggcatattttatttaatatgcGTGCACATGCACGGATGATATAAGATTCATGCATATATGGCTGTGTGCCCACATATGCGCACTTATGGGTACGCAGGCACtcgtttaaaagttaccatcttagtagCATTGTGACCGACTCCCCGATACATAATCTTGAATTAGTGCCATTCACGCTTCTGTTTGGGGGCTGAGGGTAGGGGTTGTTATCTCGTGACAGTCACACTAGCAGTGACTTGTACAGAAGGCTGGGGCCCTTTCAGCTGACATGGGTGGGGAAAGGGGATTGGTTCTGTCTTGTGCCTGTGATGCAGGTGtctcaaacacttttttttttt from Rhinatrema bivittatum chromosome 3, aRhiBiv1.1, whole genome shotgun sequence includes these protein-coding regions:
- the LOC115087547 gene encoding inhibin beta B chain-like produces the protein MASTLHPQAVAAPCWHEWVWFYLIALSAAWAASTLAEERSAGCPSCGVPAALLQPGAERQIMLELAKQQILQKLHLKERPNVTHAVPRLAVANALRRLHLGKARLDGLRAAFNWDSQPESPELEQQSFKIISFAESEYSNDRKARLNFQFTREKGQNVHILQAHLWLYLESHKPNETNLTLSLFLVQEGSSKRTFISEKEFEVKWSGWQTFSLMPTLQSFFNRAEKSLKLELDCKGCQAALAIGNASDSHQPFLVAQAKVRDHSHHVTKRSLNCDQNAKLCCRKDYYVDFRDLGWNDWIIKPEGYQINYCMGTCPMHIAGAPGMAAAFHTAVFNLIKANNIHTTVSSCCVPTKRRSLSLLYFDRDSNIVKTDIPEMIVEACGCS